The Lactuca sativa cultivar Salinas chromosome 2, Lsat_Salinas_v11, whole genome shotgun sequence genome includes the window ctaactttacgtgtgtCTATGATGCAATGAAGCCAGAACactccaaactagggtttaaggcaaccATGCTTCACTTACACCCccaagactgatactttatgactctctagaccaaaatacacttagatctaaagtagcaacttcagatctaggctctaACTTCGAAATGGTTCTTACACATGGCATAAaaaccccaaatctcacaaccaaggGAAAACTATAAtcaaaagagtgaaggtaacgacttattaccttcaaatgctctggaaaggccctcaaactctggatctactgcaaatccttgaatccccaatggtgttccttccttccttcttcttcaaatcactcaaaaatggcaagAAACTTGAACAACAATAATTGGGGCTTAGGGTTTTGGGTTCTGGATAAGAGGGGCTATAAGGAAACCTAGTAGAGAGAATAAGATGCATAAATAGTGCCCAaagtcccagatttagggtttcccccttcagaccggactcgctgagtccatggggtcgactcgccgagttggtcacttacccgATCCCCGGTTCCCattccgactcgacgagttgacccatttgacttagggttttctttcctttcttggtctttctgattctgggtgttacattccatcccgaggacgattggacccatagtatgttggcattcaaaCCGGTTGGTTGAGGGCCtaggtattccaacctgatggttgactggacccataatatgttgtttgttattgtatatgtattattgtgtgtatgggtattttgggtgtAATTTGCTaggctttcaggcttacagtttcagtttattgtttcaggttcagcagATGGCCGCAGGAagacgaaggcgtgaccgtacacgtCCTCGAttaatgattatgatttctgggaactctgatgtataaactattttgaaaacaaattgtaataattgaagggttttaaatgatttaaaaagttttaaattggatcgaattttatgggtgttacattgatatgtatgatatgaggtatattggggaactcactaagcttcgtgcttacggtttttaatttatgttttagcTACTTCTGGGTCGAATGGGAAGAGATCGGGGTGatcgcattgcacacaccatattGTTATGCATTTTATTTGACTCTGATGTATCTGGATGATTATTGGCATACTCTTATTTCATTATGGTTTTTATGATAATGTTTTGgatgatggttttattattataaaaatgaaatttttggtcttaaattttgggacgttacaaataattttttaataaataaataattaacaaattaaaaaagaaataaaaaaggaAAACTTGTATTTTTAGGTCTGGAAGCGACTAAACATGCAATAAAATTACATTTTATGGACCATCTgagttaagaaaaaaaattagggaTCAAGCGCACAGATTACCTCAAACCACAAAACCATTCACGTAATTTACTTTAAACTTTATGTATCACATGTAATGGTAGTAGGACTATTGGAAAGTAATAAGAGTGTGGTGAATGAATAAGAGACTTGTTTTGTATCATGGCTTGTAAATTATTATGCTTGTAAGATATGTTGTGATGATGATTATGACATCTTTAAAGTTGTATTTTTAAACAGGATTTGATATCCAAACATGTTTAAGATTATCTGGGACTTTCCACAACAGACTATCATTTTCTAAGCATAAAAAGAAAAGTTGTTTTTCAAGCCtaaaattaggggatgtcacacaagTACTTAAAAGGTTAAGTACTAGAACGTTAGAGTATGGCCTATATGGTAATATGTGAAGTTACTCAATGTATgaaatgtgatatgtttatgtgatagcATTGTATGATAAGAGTATTGTGTAATATACATGGAAAAGAAATATGGTCACGGACCAGTGAGAACCTACAAGGGTGGTGCCTACCATTGGGAAGTAAGGGTCTCAGTGACTTGTTAGAAAGGGGTTACTTTCTAGTAAGGAAGACTTTTCGGGAGGGATTACTTCTAAAAAGCAGCTGTCAGGATGAGCTTACTTCTTGGGTAACCGTAGAAACTTGTAGAGAGGGTTTACTCTCTATCAAGGGCTTTGTTAGGAAGTTGTTACTTCCTAGTAGGGTAGGTTGCCAAGGAGGGGTTCTTGGAAAATTCTTGTTTTGATATCATGTTTGGATTAGAAGGTTAGAACTTCTAATAGAATGATTTGTTAGGGATGGCTTACTTCTCGAAAAATACTTGCTTGTTAACGCATGTATATTTTTAGCGTTTTTTGTATCAAAATCCATGCATCTCATGATTTTAGACCTATGTGTTTTGTGCTATGTACTCATGTATGAAAGTTGGAGTAAAGAGTGTGATGCCAGGAAAGAGTTTATAAACGGAATTAGAGAAGGTTGTAAAATTCTATTACTTTTGTTGTGGCTATTAATATTAGTTTGTAACACCAACGATTGTATCTTTGATAAATTGATAAATTTTTTTGTAAATCTATATTTTACCATAACACTTTATCATGACATTTATATAACCACGGTAAATTATGTAATGAGAAGTACTGGAAAACTTAATAGGATTTCAACACTCCTAATGATGTTTATAGTTGACACATTAATTCTTAACTGATTCAGAGGGAATGAGGTATTAGGAGTTTAGATTTAGAACAAGGTGAGTATGTACTCAGAGTACATGTCCCTATCACTTatttgaaatatttgagtatataCCCAAATAAGCATCGCATCTTTGATTATGATCATATCTACTCATACGCTTATAATTACTATTATGAAATGTGTTGTGAAATGTAAAAAAGGTTTTTGGAAATGAATTGTGATATAAGGAtatggttttgaaaaaggttATTAATCTAGAAAAAGGTTATTCAAATGTTTTTGGAAAGCTAGATTTAGGAATTGGGTTATTGTCATTACCCAATCCACTCCGTAGTCAGCTCGTATTACTCACTAGGTTCCACAAGTCTAACATAGTATTTTGACATATACTCCCAGATTAAGGTTGAAAACTAGTAACACATGTTTAGGCATTTTGAAGGCCATGCATATGGTTCAGTTAAACTTTTGTGAAGATATTTAATTGAAACCATCGTATTTAAACCTTGATTTTAAACTCTTATTTGGTTTGGGACCAAATTTCGCAAgttgttttcaaaatgattttaaaattttttacttAAAACTATTAGTCGAAtctatataaataattaacaatatCATTTTTCATCGGTCATAAACACACTCTTTCAATTAACCATGAAAACATATTTTGTAAATTAAGTCAAAAAGACGGTTAATATCTTTATTAAGTTCATTAAATGAAATAGAAACAAAGACTCTGATACATTTTTTTAATCAGTGTTGAAGTTAACGTTACTATTCATATCTTTTAAAgaataaataaaagaataaaaaataaaaatcttaAAGCTAATTCTTTAACTTAAAAATTTGATTCTTTGCAACTATCGTACAAATAGAACAATTTATTAAATGGAAAATCGGTTATAATAACTATTAAGAAATTTTGTTACTGAAATTCCCAAATCACAATTGGGCTAGCGGCacttatgctttatgatctattaAGCCCCAATTTCATGGAGGGCAGAATGGTAAACTCAGTCCATAAGAGGTGGCATCCAAGTCGACAGTCGACACTCATATATCTAATTTCTGCTGTTCACTTGTCATTATCATTCATTCAATGCTAGCGCTTTCATGAAATTTCAAGTTACTCTTCTATTAATTCGTCTAAAAAATCTATGACACCAGATCCTAATTGACTTTAATTTAGGATATTTCTTCCATTATCAATAcccttatataaatatataaagagaaaaaaaatagaCACAAACATAAGGATCGAACCTCAAAAAAGTGTTCACAATTCACAAGAAATGGGTTTTTTGTCGTTGTTTGAGGTTGCATCAATGCCAATATTGGAGGTGTTGTTACTGAGTGCAATAGGAGCAATTATGGCCACTGATTACTTTAATGTTCTCTCTAGCGATACTCGAAAATCACTAAATAGGGTACGTACATACTTGTTATAAAATAAAGCACGTATGGTAAATTGTTTTTATGTTTCGACCCCACGATATTGTCTATAAGAAAATGTAACTTTTTGCAGATTGTTTTTGTGGCGTTTACTCCCTCACTTATTTTTGCTAGTCTTGCCAAGACAGTCACCCTTGAAGACATTATCTCATGGTAACGTAATTAAGATATTATTTCATTGTGCATGATGAGAATGATGATTATGTATATATCAATATTATATCATGTTGCTGTAAATTAATCTTGTAGGTGGTTTATGCCAATAAATATTGGAATTACATTTCTTTGTGGAGGAATATTGGGGTGGATTGCAGCAAAACTAATTAAACCAAAACCACATGTAGAGGGCTTACTCATAGCTATGTGCTCCACAGGtacttatataacttatatttctcattttgtttaTCTACATATAACTTCACCAAACCAAACTTTTTACTAATCAAATGtaaggattttttttcttttaattatctTAATAAAGTCTCAACTATTTGAACAAAGTCtaacaaaatataattttatgacaaaattacataaatggtttaTGTGGTTTGTCAAAAGTCACAAACTCAATCCTTCCTAATTTGTTTTGATACGagtggtccctatggtttcaatTTCTTTTATAGATCCATGTAAAAAGATTTTTCTaccatttttaatttcttttcttatttatttaatgttaagtatagattttttaatataaaaaagaaaaaataataacTCACCCACCCTACAACTTTATCCGACGACTTCGTCTTCATTAAAGCCGATGGTAGTGGGGGTCGCTAAGACCCTCGCTAGCACAAGGCAAACATGCTAGCACAAGGCAAACATCGCTTCCTAGCATGCGTTAAAAGAGGTGCTAAGCAACACTCATTACCATCTTCACAAAAGGAGAGAGACTCTACTTGCTTGTCATTGgtgtttttctttgttttatcttttgctttttatttatttatttattttgcattaGCCTTTTTGATTGGTTCTTTCTCATTTGacctttctttttttctttctaaaatcAAGTGTAGATGAAAACTTAGGTGGAAGAAAAAAATATGATTTGGCAATATGTTTAGCATATCCTAAACATGTTATCACTCCCTATATCCTAaagttaaaataaaactattaGACCACTCAGAGTGGCTTCGGCAATCGGTTCGGCTATCTCGGCAAACTCCGGGTCGAGGACACGACATGCCGAGCTCGGCTGGCAACTCGGTGGAAACTCGTCGACGAGAGCCAAAgaaagagagtagagagagatgGGTTTCTTCGATGAATTCGTTGTGTACCCTTCTGTAGGAAGAAGATAATCGGATTGCAACTTTGGTAGATTTGGTCTCTGCAGTTTCGTGTAATGATAGATCTTTCTCTAAAGTTTGAAATATCTCTTCAAAACTAACTTCATGAAATTACAAAATACCCCCATGAACTTATAAAAcctatttatattaaataaatcgATTtactttaaattattattattattattattattattattattattattattattattaatttaaccCCTTAGTCTTCGATTATTTTGTtatgttaattaatttaaaaaaaaaaaaataacatggcAAGATGTCAACACACACCATGTAAATGACAAAAAATTGAAGTAGTGTGTCAAATCATATGTGGCATCTACGTGGACCGTGACAAACTTGACACCACTTCATTCGACCTTAATGGTATATTTCTCTTTAGGAATACCAAGAAAGTTACCAATTTATGTACATTGGAGAGGTGCTTCCATTGTTGATAGTTAGAGATACTCATAGTTTTTAGACTTTTCAGATCAGAATTTTGGTTTTCAATGAGCTTCAAACAAAACCCATGAACATAAAGAATTGTACGTTCTAGGTAAAAGAATGTTAAGGCAAAAGGCGATCAGATGAACAAAAAGAATAAAAGGGGCGTAAGATAAAGATGAAGGCAGAAGGCGATCAGATGAAGATGCTTAGAGAGGAAGGATGGAGGCATGACGATTTCGGTTTTATTAGGTGTGGGTTAACCAGGGTTGGGCTAGggtatttaattttttatagatgaaattagtttaaaaaacattaaaaaaaaaaaagacaaaactaTAAAATTGCTCCATGTAGTTTCGAAAAAGCAGTGGATTAGttccaaaaagtttccaacttccATGAAAGGTTCAAAATTAGGATTTCCCGTGGTTTTAGTCCTAAAAAGGTTAAAATTACCAATCTGCCCTTATTAtttctattttatattttttatttgttttagtatttaaataatcttaaaaaaataaaaaataaattatcacCCTCTtgtataattatgaaaaaataaaaaataaaaatcaactactctctctctctctctctctctctctctctctctctctctctctctctctctctctctctctctctctctctctctctctctctctctctctctctctctctctctctctctctctctctctctctctctctctctctctcctctctctctctctctctctctctctctctctctctctctctctcctctctctctctctctctctctcactctctctctctctctctctctctctctctctctctctctctctctctctctctctctctctctctctcaaatgacTCCAACCAGGCAACCACCACATCCTAATTTCACttattcaccaccaccaccacacccCTCCATCTCCACCACCCTCATCTTCATATTTTCCTGCAGCATACCCCCATCGTCGGCATTGCTGCCTACACCGTCCTTTTTATCGACCCATCGTCGGCCATAGCTTCAGATTAATGAGCATGAACTTTATATGGGTTCTCTaagttcatcttcttcctctacatgcatcttcttcttcctctagcTGTAAATCTGACGACCTTGTTATCGGAGATGCATCTTTAGGTAGAACAAGTCTGACGACCTTCTTATCACTGTCGACCCTAGAAATTCAGATATccaatttgggggttttatgcaCAATCAAGAACAAACATGGATGCAGGTACAAATTTTCTTTGGCTTATGCAATGCTAGAATGTGGATTCAACAAAGATATCATGTCTATTGGAGAATATGAGATTTTACAGAATTTAGATCAATTGAATGGAGAAAGAAAAAACAATGATGCTATTGGTTCTGATTTGGGTATCGAAAACAGTGTTGGTTGATTTCTTGCTAACCTCCATTCATCCACACCGATGTTCAAACATGAATCCccttcatatgagttttgttgatGCTAGTGTTCTTATCAGTGAAGATGGGTAAGTCTTGATTTTAGCCCTATTACAAACAATATGATTCCCTCCGTAAGGAATCACCAAGAGGATTAGCGGAGTACCAATTCTGGAAGAGAATTAAGTCAACGAGGTAGCATTTTCACATGAACTGCTCATACTCATACAAGTCATCATCAGAATATCTCCATTGTGATGATGAGTCTTCATTGTAGATCTATGTTGAAGAAGCTGTCGACAGTACTCTGCGTTGATACCATGCTNNNNNNNNNNNNNNNNNNNNNNNNNNNNNNNNNNNNNNNNNNNNNNNNNNNNNNNNNNNNNNNNNNNNNNNNNNNNNNNNNNNNNNNNNNNNNNNNNNNNNNNNNNNNNNNNNNNNNNNNNNNNNNNNNNNNNNNNNNNNNNNNNNNNNNNNNNNNNNNNNNNNNNNNNNNNNNNNNNNNNNNNNNNNNNNNNNNNNNNNNNNNNNNNNNNNNNNNNNNNNNNNNNNNNNNNNNNNNNNNNNNNNNNNNNNNNNNNNNNNNNNNNNNNNNNNNNNNNNNNNNNNNNNNNNNNNNNNNNNNNNNNNNNNNNNNNNNNNNNNNNNNNNNNNNNNNNNNNNNNNNNTATAATAGAGTTTGAGAGGACCAAATCTACGGAAATTTTCTGATGTTGGATCATCCATACAAGTCGAAAAGATTTTGGACCTCATCCAAAGTTTTTTTACAAACCACAATGACCAAATTTGCCGTTTAGGCTTAGGACACCCATGTAAGATTTTGAAAACCACGTAGACttttcatataaaaaaataaatgacTAAGTTTGTGACTTTTGATAAACAATAGGGACATGAAATTTTGTCTAATTTTGTTGATATTTTCATACATCACATATGAAAATCTCTTTTAACTTTGTCATTTTTGCTACTAATTGCTAAAACACTTTTTATTGAAACTTGCATGGTCTATGGTTTCTTTATTTGTATTGATCTTCTTCGATGGTAGGAAATCTTGGAACATGTTATTGATAATTGTCCCTGCAATCTGCACCGAGGGTGGTAGTCCTTTTGGAGAACATCATATCTGCAAATCCAAGGGACTCTCGTATTCATCATTTTCAATGGCGGTGAGCCAGTTTTTTGTTCACTAAATCATGGAAACATGTTATTGATATGCCATGTTGAGATACTTCGGAGTCTTCATTTAAAGCTTCAGACTCTCACAACTAAATTTGAACTCAACAATTAAATTTAACCAAATTGTGTTTTATGTTGTGACATCAATCATTAGTGGAATCTAACTCAAGATTATGGTACAGTTGTCTGGTTTATACGTTTGGACATACACTTTCCAGTTAATAAAAAGGTCGGGTGAAAAGTACATGAAAGAAGTCGATGAATTACTACAAGAACCTAACAAAGACTTAAATGCAAATGAAAAAACTCATCTTCTAAATGGAAAGAGCCAAGAATATATCGATGTAGTTGTGCCATTGTCATTTCCGACTAGTGAAGACAAACAAATACAACCCGTAAGCCCTTAGAGTTAAACTAACAG containing:
- the LOC111915994 gene encoding protein PIN-LIKES 7, which codes for MGFLSLFEVASMPILEVLLLSAIGAIMATDYFNVLSSDTRKSLNRIVFVAFTPSLIFASLAKTVTLEDIISWWFMPINIGITFLCGGILGWIAAKLIKPKPHVEGLLIAMCSTGTYRNMLLIIVPAICTEGGSPFGEHHICKSKGLSYSSFSMALSGLYVWTYTFQLIKRSGEKYMKEVDELLQEPNKDLNANEKTHLLNGKSQEYIDVVVPLSFPTSEDKQIQPNVNKNEKKDKSFSSKLVNILHMVVEKLMAPPTVGSIVGLIFGATPWLKKLVIGDDAPLRVIQDSITLLGEGTIPCITLILGGNLIQGMRRASIRPIIIITIICVRFVILPIVGIFVIKTASGLGLLPHDPLFSFVLLIQYTVPPAMNISTMTQLFDVAHEECSLLTMWSYLAAAFALTAWSTVFMWILTSRS